The genomic interval ATGGCTAGAGTGAGGCATACAGAGTGAGTACGTACCGCCGCTGCAATGCGGGTTATGCTCATAAACCTAACTGCGATTACTACAGGCTTCTGGATTAGAGAGCAGAGGGGACACGAGAGAACGGGGTTAGAGAGATATGACAGAGCAAATTCAGGGTtaaagtgtagatgtgtgttggagtgttggATCTCATGGTGCCAtctgctttgtttctttttactcACCATAGACCTGCGAATAATGGTCAGGCGGCTCTTTGCTTTGCTCTCAGCAAACTCCAGAGTGTTGATGTCCTTTAGCCGGGCTTTGTACTTGTTCATCTGCTCGCAAATGATCAGCTCTACACatctatcacacacaaacacattatgtTTAACTGACATGATACAAGCAATAAGGCTGAATAGTAGATCAGAGTTCACTGTGCCTTTAAACATGTCATTGAGAAATAATCAGTTGGGGAGAATGAGTAGTGAAACAGCGGTCACCAAACAAATCTGTTAGTGCTAATGCAAgtcaacacactgaacacacacgctGAACATACGCTGTGGTTTTGCTGATGTCCTGCACACTCTGCAGGGGGTCGATTGTGTCAGGGCACCGCAAGATACAGGGAGCAAAGACGATGGCCAGTGCATTGGCAGACATCCGGTTGGTCTCTTCCTGCAGAGCAATCCTGTAAAAATACACATGAACTGATGTGAAGGTTTATACTGATATGAAGGTACATATCCATATGGAGGATATTCATAAACTGTAAATGTTCAtacaataaatattcaaatcatCTGCTGTGAGAATGAATGTACACAGGCGCAGGATTAAGGAGTCTCTCACCCAACCAAGTGGAAGATGAGCCTTTCCAGTGTGATCAAGTGAGTTCTGCTGAGCTGATCGATCACAGAGTACACCCCTCGTACCACCTCCTTTTTGTCCTGAAGGCCTGATCAAATACATACTAGATGTTTTTTCTTCGCAAAAAAACAGAGCGTCCTGTTTGTGTAATACTTTCTGGTTTTACTCGGTAGTCTGAATTTAAAAACATCCCACAGTGCCAACTTTTTAACTGGGTTCCAGTCCTAATGCAGACCTGGTATCATTTTAATCCAGAACCTTGTGAAGTATCATTTTGccttaataatatatacattttaataattgtcTTAAAAACGATGGAGCTGAATCTCACATTAAAATGGCTTTATCACAACTCTTCAAAAAGCCAAGATTTGCCTAAGACTAATCACTTACCCATGGCTCTTAGAAATTCCTCATACAGTTCAAAGGTCAGAAGGGGATTTGGCAAATCACGCAGCCACTGCTTGAAAACACTGGCGATGACATGGATGTTGTAGTCATCCAAGTTTGTACTGCTCACATCTGTACAATAAGAAAAAGATCAAACAGATCATGTTATTCATTAGGAACAATGGTCGTTACTGCTGTCTGAAGTTGTCTCAGGTCTCTTATGTAAGCACCCTACCTGTGTCCAGACCCTGTTTCAGTTCCTTGATTTTATTGGCAGAGCCAGACTTCCTGTAGATGCCTTCTGTGTAGAGGCCATGCATCTCGATATAGTTAATGAGCTTCTCTACCACCAGAGGTACCGAGCGGTCGTCGTGGGTCAAACGGGACACATCCACACCAAACTGCCTTGATGAAAGCTCAGGATCATactagtcacacacacacacacacaagaattaAATCTTAATAAAGTCCTAAAACAACTTGCATATTAATCTTTCTAAATAAaactgagatttatttttttgtaatgacaTTTTGGTCTATTTTCACTTTGGCTAGTgttttcctacattacccataatgccaTTTGACTACCTTCTGTTAGTGGTCTGTAACCCAAAGAGAAACAAATGCTTTACTATTTTGGTCTGATAAGCTTTATTACCTCCTCATCCGTACAAGCTAACTCCATTACCAGCATCATGTTAGTCATCCTGTAGATCTTTACCTAGTCGAGCAGAGTCTCTGTCATGTTGCTCTACATAACTCATAACGTGTCATGGAGCTGTTGCCCTCTTTGGGTCCAACTTTCTGTGCCCAGTCATTTTATAATtcagtataaacatatataatgtgTTTCAGGGTTGAGTTTACCTTTAAGTCATAAAGCAAGCCCTAAGAAAGTCAAAGTCACACATTAAAATTCCAAAATGCATGTAATAAATCCTTACCTTTTTGCTGCACTTGCTGATTGTCTTCAAACAGCACTTTCTGTGGCAAGCGTACCGGCAAACTACACACGAAAAGGACATCCTAATGAGTCTCATATTTCATCTAAAAATCATGTCTCATGTACATCTTACAGAAATGTTACACAGTGTAGGAAACAGCTCTTACATGCACTACCACATCCTGCCTGACACAGACAGACCATTCTTatacaacatacatacatatacatacatatacatatatatatatatatatatatatatataaaagatataagCTTAGCCATAAACAGTTTGATTAGTGTGAACTGGGGTCATGGCAAATGTTAGTGAGGTGTCTCGGAACAGAGAACACAAACTCACGTTTGCAGACGCAAGCTCGGTCCATCATCCAGATGAGGGAGGAGCAGAACTCGCAGTATGTGGGGATGCTGTACTGAGTAGACTTAAAGATATGGCCATTGTGTTCCTCTACCtgtttaaacaaaacagaaagaaatgaaaaccaaacaaaaactaATAGTTTATTGCAAAGCCAATAATATACAGGCTGTGACCATACTCACTATGTCAGTGTCCTTTTTTCGCCTCTTTTTTCGATCTGGCTTGATGACCTGGAACAATTCAAAATCTGGTTATTATAACATGACCTGACCATCACAACACCACATCCCAGTAGAAACATCCCATTCTGTATTTAATAATGTTGTTAGAACAACCTCCGGTCTTCTGGAAAGGATTTTGGAGTGTGATTGTAATGACGTGTCCATCCAGAAGGGACAAGTTTATTCATGAGGTCAGACATTGAGGTTGGATGAGGAGGTCTGAGGTATAAAAGGCGTTCCAGTTGATCTCAAAGGTGCTTAGTCGGGTTGAAGTCAGAGCTCTATGTAGAACGCTTGAGATCTTTCATTGCAACTTTGGCAGACCGTGTCTCTTTATGGAGCTCACTATGTGCACaggacacactgtgtgtgtcataATGGAACAGTTAAGACattctatttgcacaattgtgTGCATTCCAGTTTGTCTCAACAGCTTTTGGAGGAACTCTGCCCTTGAAGTTGATCCCAAAATGAGTCCCTAATACCAGACACTGAAAACCCTCAAGAGCCAATTCCAGATAATGGCAGAATTCCAGCGATCAACACAGCCAGTGGAGCCTTTGTTTTAGCTTTCAGAAATTGAAATGCAGTGCATAGGCAGTATGAAAGAGAAGAATATgagtgtgggatgtggtagctcagtgtttaacgtgttgggctactgatcggaaggtcatgggttcgaaccccaggtccaccaagctgccactgctgggcccctgagcaaggcccttaaccctcagttgctcagttgctcgtcactctggataagggtgtctgctaaatgcttcTATGTATGTAATAGAAGAGTGTTATACAGTGACCGTACACTAGTCTGTGTATCTGATAGTGGCCAACAACTGCAGTTAGGTACCTGTTAGTTATTAAGGCTAATAAGTGTTAGCTAATTGTGTgaaattctgtaaaaaatatatatatatatatatatacattttttatctggAAAGAAGCGAGCAGTACCTTGTTCATGGTGCTGTGCAGTGGCTTGTACTCAGTCATGAACTCATCTAAGAATACTTTGAAGGTGTTGACCCAAACACAAACCGGTGACACGCCCCAGTCTCTTTGCTCCTGACGCATGGTCTTCTCCAGGATCTGCTCGAACAATGCATGCAGGTCTTTATAGCGTATACTCTTCCCATCATCCATCTGcacaaaacaatacacagaaGAGATCAGGTGCAGAAGCCGACACTCTCCTAAATAATGTCAACTCATTAGTTAGGCATGGATTTTAAAGAGTgtacaaaaaatgattattttgaaGGCTAAACTGAAGGCTACGTGTCATTCCGCGTATTTTCTCAATAATCTAGACACTATGGCTAATTTACATCAGCCTGGAAACTATTACATATACTAATACAGGTTTACCTCAACAAAAATCTACAATTAAGTGCAAAAGCTTGTATACCCTTAAATAGTGCAAGTTATAAATAATAGgtatacaaaattatatattgtataataaattttttttttacacttaacAGAGGCGTGTTAAATTAATTACTCACAGCCAAAGCGGTGGAATAGGAGTTGAAAATGTTCACACGGAATTCCTTTAGCGCCTTTTTAAACACAACATCCATTATCGTGTCTTTCTTGCTGTCCTCCGTATCTAGATCGCCAATCTGTGAAACATTAGGTGCTTAGCGTTAATGTTGTACTTTTAACAAAATGATAAGGATCTTATAATTCAGGGAAGAGTTTGTATAGCGGTAACGGTCTCAGTACCTTCTTCATGAGGAACTCGTTCATGCTCTTGTAGTCACTGGCACACGTGAGGATCTGCAGATCGTCGTTCTGCCACTGGGCGGGTTCGAGAGCTGCGCTGCTGATTTTCACGCTACGGCGCCGCTTCACTTTGGGCGAGGGCTCCTTGTTCTCCTTGAACTCTGGTAGGGAGCTGAAGTCAGGGCTGTGAGGAGGGGACAAGCACTCCCCTagatacacattaaaaaaaaaataagctttatCATTTCTGTATACATGAAAACCTTTttaatgtaacatttaaatGACCATCATCTCACCTTCAGCCATGAGGAGGGCAGTATCAGGATAGTCCCCATCTAAAGACTCGCCGGCAAACACCAGTCTGTCTCTGGAGGATTTCTTCTCTCCCTGCTTTGTCTTTCCCCAGAACTTCATCTTGCCTCGAACCCTgaacacgcagacacacaaaaaaaaaattcagttccCGATACTTGCGAGGACAAATAGctgtttgtaaaaaataaaagaagattaGATTCCAACCTTCCATCTCCGTGTGAAATCTTCCTCAGGGAGTCGCCCTTGCCGAGGTCTCCAGAAGACATGGCTTTGTGCATCGTCCTCTTTTCTTCGCTGAAAGTGAACGGCTGAGAAATGACAGAGCAGTTCGTTTAAACTCGTGAAACCGTTTGTTATTTGGGCTTTTGGGCCACATTAATGCGTCATAAATAATGATCAAATATTTTATCATCAAATACATTTAGCTCTGCTATACAATAACGTACATGGAGAAAATGAATCCCATTTCAGTAAGAATTCCTTTACTTTATAATTTTCAGATCGCTAGCTTTTATTAATATACAGATCAATAGAACAACCAATGCAGTTTACTgcatctgtagtgtgtgtatgattaccACAGACAAGAATTTCACTAAGTGTCTAAGGACAACTGTTTAAAATACATTACCAAGTAATGCAAATtatgagactgacagacaagAAAAAGTCTTATTAAATGTTACTCTAGTGTACCTTTAGTTTATGAGGACATAAAAAAGCAATTCTGGATAGAAAAATCTGATGTCCGTGTTAAGCGAACTGATTAGTTTAAAGATTCGTATTCATACAAACAAtgttgactaaaaaaaaaaaaaaaaatggaaaagtgTTTAAACCCTAAAAATCAGTGAGGCAAAAATGACTTGGTTTTAAACCCATACATTCTGTCTACATTTCTCTCcatcaaacaaaataatcaactttgacATTCTACATTTTGAGTAAACaagtttttctgttttcctgtcAGTATTCttgtaataatgataataatccacacactacagaagagacatttagcagatgcccttaaaACAATGGCATGTTCctttaaacacaacatacaTAAATTCAATGAAAGGGAGCATTTGCATTTACAAACAGTGCAAAGAGCAATGGAAGGCCAGATAAGAGAAGATGAGAGGCTGTGAACAAATCTACAGGGGAAAGGAAGGGCAGAGGAGACGGCAGAGACGTCCTGCTCCTGGCGCATAGAGGAAACTAACGGTGAAGACGAGAGAAAGAGTCGGTGCCTAAAGAGCATGCAGCGATCAGTATTCTGGGTGCTGAGACAATAAGAATCTCTGGACAACGTGGCTCGTAGGCAACCCAGAGCTACACCGTCTGTTACTGTCTAATCTAGTGCAATGATCAGAATGCCAAGCGTATTGTGGGTTAAAACGTAGAACGTGATTTTACAGTCAGAAGCAGAAACACGCTTGGTTTTATCCACATCTGTGTGGCTAGACTCAAAACAACAAAGGAGTTTTAATGTCTGTGCAACAATCTACGGAAAACTAATAAACGATGGGAGAAATCCTTTGGGTTGACTGCAATATTAATGCAGATAATGTAGAAATAAAGATTCTGCCATCACAGATGAGGATGATTTTCAAGACATGTTTCCCAGATTACAGTATACACTGTGACATGCACAGTGCTGCAGCTCTTTAAGTGGTGAGTACAGAGGTCTATGAGATTCTGTAGGTTAGCTGTAGAGAGAAACCACGCTGTTGGGTCTGGCACCACAAGAGCCTGTTTTGGGAAGCGTGGACCGTTTAATTACCATTTCAGAGTCACTGTGACATGCGTCTAGTGTCCCCCCCTCTGTGTCCTGCTTGGGGAGGGGTGGGCCAAGAGACAGAGGGGTCTCATCAAACTCTTCCTCCTCTGACTCCCCCTCCCCTGGAGGATTTGAACCACGGGTCAGGAAGTCTGAGCGTGTCCGTGCCATGCGGGCTTTTTTATGGCCTGGTCTGGTAACCTGATCAaccaaaataataacaacacaagTAAAAAACGCTCCTGTGACACCCCCAGTGTGCAAGCAGGTGCTCCTGTGATCCAAGATGGTCTCTCCTTAACAGTTCTTACATTACGTACACAAATGCACgcgagtaataataataataatacaaattccTGAGGATTTGAAAGGCTATACCAAGCTGGTGGTGTCAAATGTAACGCTAATTTGCTTACGATTCGTTTTTCTCACCTCACGACCTTTCAGGGGCTTCGAGGATTTGATTTCTGAAACTCTGGCCTCCTTCTGAACTCCCACTGACTTCCCTCTAGCGCTTAATTCCTTTTCAAACCTACAACACAGTCAGTCATTAAGTTTCCACTCAATTAGTTTATACACTTTCTGAATGACAGCATGTCATTTATGGAGAGTCCAACACTTACTTTGAGAAGGAAGACTTGTCtttgggggagaaaaaaaattctccatGTCGCTCAGTCATgttaatgttgacatttgaggTAGATGGTTTCTTAAGAGCTTCTTTGTCAGCACCTTCTTGAGACTCTAAGGTGAGTTTTGGAGACCATCCATCTGACACATTCTGTTTGTCATTTGGTCTTCCTCTTGTACTGGACTGTGTACCCGGTTTCTCTTGGGTTTGTAGTGAGGAGATGAGATGGGGCTCTGGCTGTGCTTTAGGAGAACTTCTCTCTGTGGCCTTTCCAGATCTTTCTTGCCTACTTTGCTCAATCCTTTGCATGGCCTCACCCCTCTGCTTctcaaacatctctctctcaaactGGGCAAAGTGCTTGCGTTGTTTCTCCAGGATCTCCTTCTGCTGCCGGATCTGCTCCATCATCTCCTTCTcgttctgctgctgctggtgcttCTGCCGCTCTTGTTTGGCCTCGTTGAGCTTTTCGAGCCTCTCCAGCATGGACTGGGTGGAATTTTCACCCCGTGTCAGGCTGGGTGGCTCAATAGTCTGAGCAGAACTGTCTCTTACTTCTGGTAGCTTTAAATCTGCTGCATCAAACATGGTTTCCTTCTGCATGCTAATCACAACAACTACTGGTCTGCGGGAAGATTCCCTCCTGTCCTTTACTGTTTTTTCTGGACTCTGATTTTGTGAGGTGGACGAGTCTAAACTAGACTTTGCAAATATAGAGCTGTTATCTACTGGAGGAATGAAGAATGTAGGAAGAGAGTTCTCCAGTTTGGGCAAAGCAGGCAGATTGTCTGCTTTAGCTTTGGGACTGTGAGACAGAGCACCAGGTGACAGAGGTTCAAGAGGAAATGTAAGCCTGGGGCTGCTGGGGGGCACTTCATGCTGGGGTGGTGCTGAAAATGAAGAGTTAACGTCCCCAGCCCCATCACATTGCACTTTTTCTTTATCATAGTCATCCATACTAACCAGCTCAAAACTTCCTTTAGAGCTTTGGCTATCTGGAGTGCCTTGAGGTGAGAGCGCACCATCATTGGCAAACTCCACAGACCAGCGTCTGTCCTCAGAAGGAGATGTTCCTCCTGTCGTACGCACCTTAAGCAGCTCCAGGCTAAACTTGGCCTGCTCCAACTCTCGCATACGTCGGCTTTCTCTCTTGGCCCGTGTTTTCAGGTTGGAGTCGTCAAACGGCCGTATGCTCTCTCTGATCACCACTGGAGTCTGCAGTTGTGCTTCTGCCTCTTCTCCTTGGATCTGTTTATTCTTCAGATGCAGCTCCTCCTGAGGTGCCTTGACCTCACAGTGTCGCTGGGAGCTCCTCTCCCGCTCCTCATAAGAACGGTCCTCCCACACGCTCACATCCAGACCCATGATCTTTAGTTTATCTTCTTCTGAAGATGGGCTTGTTTGTCCATTCAGCAGCTGGGTGTCCTTTAACTTCTGCTCTCTCAGTTCTTGGAACCTACATATTTGAAACCTAGACTGCTGAAAACTGCTGACAAATATACACGGTTTGATCTCTTACTTCTATGAAAAAcgacatgaataaaataaatatttaccaaACTGAAACAGGACCAAAACAACTTTACACTTCTCCCACAAACTGTTCCTGCTTAGTGctggagtgtttgtgtaaatcaAGAGATTTCTGCTTGGCTGACTACCAGTAAGGCCTAGGCATGAAACAGCTTAGGCCATGGATTGGACTGATATTTTTAGGACCCTGTATTATTAAGCAATATGTCTAAACAAAGCAGCTCTCTGTAGTGAGGGAAGTCGCTTACCTCTGCCTTGCCAAAAAGCCTTGACATGCTGCTTGGAAAAGAATGATGTGACGTTGGTGCATGTACAGCTTTCTGGCCTTGTAGCTTCTCCAGGCAGCCTGGATCATGACAGCAGCTTGACCACGTCTATACAAGCAGAGTCTCCAGTTCCTTTGGATAATCTGTACTGCTTCTTTACATAGCAAGAATCTGCGGTGCTCTTGGAAACCTCTCCAAGCTGACTGAATGCAGATTGCCGCTCCCTGTTGGACATTATTGTCATACTTCAGCTGCTCGTCTCTTTGCCTGGCCTGACAACTCCTCCACCAGTCCTGTGCATAAAgatacagagtgtgtgagaaccCAAATCAAAATAAGCGCTCCAGGAAAGTCTGAGTGAGGTGTTCTCAGTCCAGTTCGGTGTGACCGTCTAGATTAATTCAATTACAGGGAGAAGTCATTTTAAATCCACTACAGGATATGAATCAAATATGCCATGTGTTTTGGGTTACGGCAGCATTTTTCTGTAGATGTGGGTTCTGATGTGCAAACTGAGCCAAAATGTTGGGCGGCAAACTGTAGAAATGCAACGTGTCCTGGatgtttggggggaaaaaaaaaacgatgaaTAATATTTCAggctatttatttacttacatgGAAATTATATATTGCACCAACTCCATGCTCACCATTAATGGGTGATTTTTTTGGAAGATATTTTCAGCCTTACAAACCCTTAGccaatttatttgttgttggttttggtTCACTTAACTTTGTGCAATGTGAAACTAAACCAAACCAAgcagtcaaaaaaataaaaataaaataaatttacattcTGAGTCTGGCTCTGCAAACAGACTAATAACTGAAGTGTAAGACTAACAGATGTAAAACCATTTCATCTAGTTAtgaattattagaaaatatatatactgtagatcatgcttgtgttaaaataaatcttccagcaaagaaaagaaattgaattaaatgcattaatgtctaaaagaaataaaagtgaaatgtttcGATTACTCAAAGCACTGACATTATAACAACATCAGTCTGAAATGGTTTTCATTACcaatacaatatttacatttccataGATCTTTTCCCAGCTTTTGCGGCActgaacatatttatttttgatcCTTCAAGCAAAGCTGCACCACATGTTCTTTTAAATGAGCTAATGAGCACGAACTGAGCTAC from Tachysurus vachellii isolate PV-2020 chromosome 1, HZAU_Pvac_v1, whole genome shotgun sequence carries:
- the myo9aa gene encoding unconventional myosin-IXAa isoform X5, coding for MSIRDVAGRRRGFEDAELSLRVYPGAIAVGTIYCPVLARKRTTAAEVIEQVIARLRLDRTKCYVLAEVKEFGGEEWILNPSDCPAQRMMLWPRAALENRSGSEDYRFLLREKNVDGSIHYGNVAMWLQLTEERRHMVERGLLPPPQVQDHDDLCKLPDLSEKTLLENLRTRFRQEKIYTYVGSILVAINPFKFLPVYNPKYVKMYDNHQLGKLEPHIYAVADVAYHAMLKRKRNQCIVISGESGSGKTQSTNFLIHHLTALSQKGFASGVEQIILGAGPVLEAFGNAKTAHNNNSSRFGKFIQVNYQESGTVRGAYVEKYLLEKSRLVYQEHNERNYHVFYYLLAGASEEERTAFHLLKPEEYHYLSQMTQKPQKLHWENYYESELQDCFTVEGEDLKHDFERLQLAMEMVGFLPATRKQIFSLLSAILHLGNIRYKKKTYRDDSIDICNPDVLPIVSELLEVKEEMLFEALTTRKTVTVGEKLIVPYKLAEAGTVRDSMAKSLYSALFDWIVFRINHALLNNRELEESAKILSIGVLDIFGFEDFEHNSFEQFCINFANERLQHYFNQHIFKLEQEEYRAEGITWHNIDYIDNTGCINLISKKPTALLHLLDEECNFPQATNQTLLDKFKRQHEGNSYIEFPAVMEPAFIIRHYAGKVKYGVKDFREKNTDHMRPDIVALLKSSRNAFIGGLIGIDPVATFRWAVLRAYCRAVVAFREAGRRHIDKKSGVNRRTPRTPLSDLQGSNNERSNRDGRSGRSGRQSRLSTGSSITDEEGIFINSTSSKLLERAHGILMRNKNYKMKPSLPKHLLDVKSLKYLSNLTLHDRITKSLLHLHKKKKPPSISAQFQASLNKLMETLSQSEPYFVKCIRSNAEKLPLRFNDTLVLRQLRYTGMLETVRIKQSGYSIKYTFQDFVRHFRVMLPEDLPAVQEDIRNYFCQVDLAQDGFQVGHTMVFMREVARQRLQDLLHQEVLRRTVNLQRRFRAVRERKSFLRMKHAACLIQDWWRSCQARQRDEQLKYDNNVQQGAAICIQSAWRGFQEHRRFLLCKEAVQIIQRNWRLCLYRRGQAAVMIQAAWRSYKARKLYMHQRHIILFQAACQGFLARQRFQELREQKLKDTQLLNGQTSPSSEEDKLKIMGLDVSVWEDRSYEERERSSQRHCEVKAPQEELHLKNKQIQGEEAEAQLQTPVVIRESIRPFDDSNLKTRAKRESRRMRELEQAKFSLELLKVRTTGGTSPSEDRRWSVEFANDGALSPQGTPDSQSSKGSFELVSMDDYDKEKVQCDGAGDVNSSFSAPPQHEVPPSSPRLTFPLEPLSPGALSHSPKAKADNLPALPKLENSLPTFFIPPVDNSSIFAKSSLDSSTSQNQSPEKTVKDRRESSRRPVVVVISMQKETMFDAADLKLPEVRDSSAQTIEPPSLTRGENSTQSMLERLEKLNEAKQERQKHQQQQNEKEMMEQIRQQKEILEKQRKHFAQFEREMFEKQRGEAMQRIEQSRQERSGKATERSSPKAQPEPHLISSLQTQEKPGTQSSTRGRPNDKQNVSDGWSPKLTLESQEGADKEALKKPSTSNVNINMTERHGEFFFSPKDKSSFSKFEKELSARGKSVGVQKEARVSEIKSSKPLKGREVTRPGHKKARMARTRSDFLTRGSNPPGEGESEEEEFDETPLSLGPPLPKQDTEGGTLDACHSDSEMPFTFSEEKRTMHKAMSSGDLGKGDSLRKISHGDGRVRGKMKFWGKTKQGEKKSSRDRLVFAGESLDGDYPDTALLMAEGECLSPPHSPDFSSLPEFKENKEPSPKVKRRRSVKISSAALEPAQWQNDDLQILTCASDYKSMNEFLMKKIGDLDTEDSKKDTIMDVVFKKALKEFRVNIFNSYSTALAMDDGKSIRYKDLHALFEQILEKTMRQEQRDWGVSPVCVWVNTFKVFLDEFMTEYKPLHSTMNKVIKPDRKKRRKKDTDIVEEHNGHIFKSTQYSIPTYCEFCSSLIWMMDRACVCKLCRYACHRKCCLKTISKCSKKYDPELSSRQFGVDVSRLTHDDRSVPLVVEKLINYIEMHGLYTEGIYRKSGSANKIKELKQGLDTDVSSTNLDDYNIHVIASVFKQWLRDLPNPLLTFELYEEFLRAMGLQDKKEVVRGVYSVIDQLSRTHLITLERLIFHLVGIALQEETNRMSANALAIVFAPCILRCPDTIDPLQSVQDISKTTACVELIICEQMNKYKARLKDINTLEFAESKAKSRLTIIRRSMKPVVIAVRFMSITRIAAAGKGRACKIGYHSPSPPVSPRSPFAPEIMEESGDEDIVRDAEVTEQQNVAMEQEEKVLTEQIENLQKEKEELTYDMLSLEPRASDDETLESEASIGTADSSENLNIDSEGAVSDFSEKGPTLAATRPKKSQGKSRRTLRRQPDSLDSVDSSSTVSSVSSSCPRPSASSRRPRFRFQSSQDSAEQDGVERPQFSSRGTFNPEKSKQKLRNAKHSAQTPPDDQEHNRDADLQAQQLVLYGTNEFMV